In Thermomonas paludicola, the following are encoded in one genomic region:
- a CDS encoding peptidylprolyl isomerase has protein sequence MRRGLLAAALLTLLGANLHAQDAAQPPKHRSAQEIIDAAPASAWRDLDPDNTLYMELPGGRVIIELAPGFAPEHVANIKTMARGGFWDGLTVYRVQDNFVVQFGDAEGEEAGKAKPYPAGTKTHLPAEFARSDKGVRFDRLPDVDGWAPQVGFVDGFPAGHDPRTGKLWMAHCYGVLGAGRNTPPDSSIGAELYVVIGQAPRALDHQLTVVGRVLKGMELLSVMPRGPAPMGFYEKPEQRSPILSIKLASSVPAEQRTPLQLLRTDSRAFIDATEARRNRVDDFYTQPAGHIDLCNVSLPVRTPPVK, from the coding sequence ATGCGTCGTGGACTGCTTGCCGCCGCCCTGCTCACCCTGCTGGGTGCCAACCTGCATGCGCAAGACGCAGCGCAGCCGCCGAAGCATCGCTCGGCACAGGAGATCATCGACGCCGCGCCGGCCAGTGCGTGGCGCGACCTCGACCCGGACAACACGCTGTACATGGAGCTGCCGGGCGGGCGGGTGATCATCGAACTGGCACCGGGCTTTGCGCCCGAGCACGTGGCCAACATCAAGACCATGGCCCGTGGCGGATTCTGGGACGGGCTGACCGTCTATCGCGTGCAGGACAATTTCGTGGTGCAGTTCGGCGATGCCGAAGGCGAAGAAGCCGGCAAGGCCAAGCCCTATCCCGCCGGCACCAAGACCCACCTGCCCGCAGAATTCGCCCGCAGCGACAAGGGCGTGCGCTTCGACCGCCTGCCCGACGTGGATGGCTGGGCGCCGCAGGTCGGCTTCGTGGACGGTTTCCCCGCCGGGCATGACCCCAGAACCGGCAAACTGTGGATGGCGCACTGCTATGGCGTGCTCGGCGCCGGCCGCAACACCCCGCCCGACAGCAGCATCGGCGCCGAGTTGTATGTCGTCATCGGCCAGGCCCCGCGCGCGCTGGATCACCAACTCACCGTGGTCGGGCGCGTGCTCAAGGGCATGGAACTGCTCAGCGTGATGCCGCGCGGCCCGGCGCCAATGGGCTTCTACGAGAAACCCGAACAGCGCTCGCCGATCCTCTCCATCAAGCTGGCCAGCAGCGTGCCCGCCGAGCAGCGCACCCCGCTGCAGCTGCTGCGCACCGACAGCCGGGCGTTCATCGATGCCACCGAGGCGCGCCGCAACCGGGTCGATGACTTCTACACCCAGCCGGCCGGCCATATCGACCTGTGCAACGTCAGCCTGCCGGTACGCACGCCGCCCGTGAAATAA
- a CDS encoding polyhydroxyalkanoate depolymerase translates to MLYQLHEFWRAGVAPYAYWADAGAKMYSAHDSWLAALPGAQRTSASFELLYRLGKDYEKPEFGIHQIDVEGLSIPVVERVALEKPFCRLLRFKRYHDQADGLARMKDDPTVLVVAPLSGHHATLLRDTVRTLLADHKVFITDWADARMVPAGEGPFTLDDYIGCVQEFIRHIGADNLHVISVCQPTVPVLAAISLMAARGEPVPRSMTMMGGPIDTRESPTAVNSLATRQPLWWFESNVIHVVPANYPGAGRRVYPGFLQHMGFMAMNPERHGMSHWDFYQDLVKGDLSSAASHRKFYDEYNAVLDMPAEYYLDTIRVVFQQQLLPRGEWDVAGERVDPSRIRDCALFTIEGELDDISGQGQTRAAHKLCTGIPDADKNHLTVEGAGHYGIFSGRRWRTQVYPQVRAFIASHAGKAR, encoded by the coding sequence TTGCTGTACCAGCTGCACGAATTCTGGCGCGCTGGCGTTGCGCCCTACGCCTATTGGGCCGACGCCGGCGCCAAGATGTATTCCGCCCACGACAGCTGGCTTGCCGCGCTGCCGGGCGCGCAGCGCACGTCTGCCTCGTTCGAGCTGCTGTACCGGCTTGGCAAGGACTACGAAAAACCGGAATTCGGCATCCACCAGATCGACGTGGAAGGCCTGTCGATCCCGGTAGTGGAACGCGTGGCGCTGGAAAAGCCCTTTTGCCGGCTGCTGCGCTTCAAGCGCTATCACGACCAGGCCGATGGCCTGGCGCGGATGAAGGACGACCCCACCGTGCTGGTGGTGGCGCCACTGTCCGGCCACCACGCTACCCTGCTGCGCGACACCGTGCGCACCCTGCTGGCCGACCACAAGGTCTTCATCACCGACTGGGCCGACGCGCGCATGGTGCCGGCCGGCGAAGGCCCGTTCACGCTGGACGACTACATCGGCTGCGTGCAGGAGTTCATCCGCCATATCGGCGCCGACAACCTGCACGTGATCAGCGTCTGCCAGCCCACCGTGCCGGTATTGGCCGCGATCTCGCTGATGGCCGCGCGCGGCGAGCCGGTTCCGCGCTCGATGACGATGATGGGCGGGCCGATCGATACCCGCGAATCGCCCACGGCGGTGAACAGCCTGGCGACCCGCCAGCCGCTGTGGTGGTTCGAAAGCAACGTCATCCACGTCGTGCCGGCCAACTATCCGGGTGCCGGGCGCCGGGTTTATCCCGGCTTCCTGCAGCACATGGGGTTCATGGCGATGAATCCGGAGCGGCACGGCATGTCGCACTGGGACTTCTATCAGGACCTGGTGAAAGGCGACCTCAGCTCGGCGGCGTCGCATCGCAAGTTCTACGACGAATACAACGCGGTGCTGGACATGCCGGCGGAGTACTACCTGGACACCATTCGCGTGGTCTTCCAACAGCAGCTGCTCCCGCGCGGCGAATGGGACGTCGCCGGCGAGCGGGTCGATCCGTCGCGGATTCGGGACTGCGCGTTGTTCACCATCGAAGGCGAGCTGGACGACATCTCCGGGCAGGGCCAGACCCGCGCCGCGCACAAGCTGTGCACCGGGATCCCGGATGCCGACAAGAACCACCTCACGGTGGAAGGCGCCGGCCACTACGGCATCTTCAGCGGCCGCCGCTGGCGCACGCAGGTGTATCCGCAGGTGCGCGCCTTCATCGCGTCTCACGCGGGCAAGGCACGCTGA
- a CDS encoding class I SAM-dependent DNA methyltransferase translates to MDKQYDRAYFDRWYRRGGIGHAARLARKVALAVATAEYHLERPLRSVLDIGCGEGAWRAPLRKLRPNVHYIGFDSSAYAIARYGRSRNLHLAPFGEFQHLRPCPPVDLLICSDVLHYLPTRELDRGLPALADLCGGVAFIEVFTRGDGAEGDEHEFKQRSAAFYRERLRALGLHPLGSHCWLAPARVPQAAALELPG, encoded by the coding sequence ATGGACAAACAGTACGACCGCGCGTATTTCGACCGCTGGTATCGCCGCGGCGGCATCGGCCACGCGGCACGCCTGGCGCGCAAGGTGGCGCTGGCCGTGGCCACCGCCGAATACCATCTGGAACGACCCCTCCGCAGCGTGCTGGACATCGGCTGCGGCGAAGGCGCATGGCGCGCACCGCTGCGCAAGCTCAGGCCAAATGTCCATTACATCGGCTTCGATTCCAGCGCCTACGCCATCGCGCGCTATGGCCGCAGCCGCAATCTGCATCTGGCCCCGTTTGGCGAGTTCCAGCACCTGCGCCCTTGCCCGCCGGTCGATCTGCTGATCTGCAGCGACGTCCTGCACTACCTGCCCACCCGCGAACTGGATCGCGGCCTGCCGGCGCTGGCCGACCTGTGCGGCGGCGTGGCGTTCATCGAGGTGTTCACCCGCGGCGACGGTGCCGAGGGCGACGAACACGAGTTCAAGCAGCGCAGCGCCGCCTTCTACCGAGAGCGCCTGCGCGCGCTCGGCCTGCACCCGCTGGGCTCGCACTGTTGGCTCGCGCCGGCACGGGTGCCGCAGGCAGCCGCGCTGGAGCTGCCGGGCTGA
- a CDS encoding CopD family protein encodes MAYLLTKTFHVVFVIAWMASVFYLPRILVNIAEAGDQPAVRARLVLMGQRLYRFGHVMFGIAFVLGLLLWLYFHISGAWLHAKLALVVALFAYYIVSGRKLKRADAGKPLPSATALRWFNELPLPLLVMIVWLVLAKPF; translated from the coding sequence ATGGCCTATCTGCTCACCAAGACCTTCCATGTCGTGTTCGTGATCGCCTGGATGGCATCGGTGTTCTATCTGCCGCGCATCCTGGTCAACATCGCCGAAGCCGGCGACCAGCCTGCGGTGCGCGCGCGATTGGTGCTGATGGGGCAGCGGCTGTACCGCTTCGGCCATGTGATGTTCGGCATCGCCTTCGTGCTTGGACTGCTGCTGTGGCTGTATTTCCACATCAGCGGCGCGTGGCTGCACGCCAAGCTGGCGCTGGTAGTGGCGTTGTTTGCGTATTACATCGTCAGCGGGCGCAAGCTGAAACGTGCGGATGCCGGCAAGCCCCTGCCATCGGCGACCGCGCTGCGCTGGTTCAACGAACTGCCGCTGCCGCTGCTGGTGATGATCGTCTGGCTGGTACTGGCCAAGCCGTTTTGA
- a CDS encoding ArsR/SmtB family transcription factor, protein MSAKRDSQAAARFARMLAAMGSEPRLNIVRLLLAAHPEGLVVGDIAAELGIANSTLSHHLDKLKNEGLVSVQREGTCLRCRVNATGLEELLGFLYAECCTRSKAVEPGRVVCCS, encoded by the coding sequence ATGAGCGCCAAACGCGACAGCCAGGCCGCCGCGCGCTTTGCCCGCATGCTGGCGGCGATGGGCAGCGAGCCGCGCTTGAACATCGTGCGCCTGCTGCTGGCGGCGCATCCGGAGGGGCTGGTGGTGGGCGACATCGCCGCCGAATTGGGAATCGCCAATTCCACGTTGTCCCATCATCTGGACAAGTTGAAGAACGAAGGCCTGGTCAGCGTGCAGCGCGAGGGCACTTGCCTTCGCTGCAGGGTCAACGCGACCGGCCTGGAAGAATTGCTCGGGTTTCTCTACGCGGAGTGCTGCACCCGCAGCAAGGCGGTGGAGCCCGGGCGCGTCGTGTGCTGTTCCTGA
- a CDS encoding arsenite methyltransferase — translation MNADMDVKDVVKTRYGAAAERVTRGGANACCGGAAAALGQCDPITSNLYDAAQAANVPAEAMLASLGCGNPTALAELQEGETVLDLGSGGGIDVLLSARRVGPTGMAFGLDMTDQMLALADENKRKSGLSNVHFLKGEIENIPLPSNSVDVIISNCVINLSGDKDRVLSEAFRVLKPGGRFAVSDVVVRGDVPDAIRHNMDLWIGCVAGALQDTEYLAKLAAAGFEAAEIEVTRVYSVEDAREFLANESADLQALARQVDGKFASGFVRARKPGPGRVAIVKDPGCGCAPSCCTR, via the coding sequence ATGAACGCAGATATGGATGTGAAAGACGTGGTGAAGACGCGCTACGGTGCCGCTGCCGAGCGCGTGACGCGCGGGGGTGCGAATGCCTGTTGCGGCGGTGCGGCCGCGGCGTTGGGACAGTGCGACCCGATCACCTCGAACCTGTACGACGCGGCGCAGGCGGCAAACGTGCCGGCAGAAGCGATGCTGGCGTCGCTGGGCTGCGGCAACCCGACCGCGCTGGCTGAGCTGCAGGAAGGCGAAACCGTGCTGGACCTGGGTTCTGGCGGCGGCATCGACGTGTTGCTGTCGGCCCGTCGGGTGGGGCCCACCGGCATGGCGTTCGGCCTGGACATGACCGATCAGATGCTGGCGCTGGCCGACGAGAACAAGCGCAAAAGCGGGCTTTCCAACGTGCATTTCCTCAAGGGCGAGATCGAGAACATCCCGCTGCCGTCCAATTCGGTGGACGTGATCATTTCCAATTGCGTGATCAACCTGTCCGGCGACAAGGATCGTGTCCTCAGTGAGGCGTTCCGGGTGTTGAAGCCGGGCGGCCGTTTCGCGGTGTCGGACGTGGTGGTGCGCGGTGACGTGCCCGATGCGATCCGGCACAACATGGACTTGTGGATCGGCTGCGTGGCCGGTGCGCTGCAGGACACCGAGTATTTGGCCAAGCTGGCGGCGGCGGGGTTTGAGGCCGCGGAGATCGAAGTGACCCGTGTGTATTCGGTGGAGGATGCGCGCGAGTTCCTCGCCAACGAAAGCGCCGACCTGCAGGCGTTGGCACGGCAGGTGGACGGCAAGTTCGCCAGCGGGTTCGTGCGTGCGCGCAAGCCTGGCCCCGGGCGCGTGGCGATCGTCAAGGATCCGGGCTGCGGCTGCGCGCCCAGTTGCTGCACGCGGTGA
- a CDS encoding alkaline phosphatase has protein sequence MTRFPHHAAVLALACSLTISACASLPPTATQPDRRTAGLHVEVPAVQHPAGETPAWWYRVGAAQAAERGAMGGHARNVIVFLGDGMSLTTVAAARILEGQRKGASGEENLLSWETFPATAFSKTYNTDSQTPDSAGTMTAITTGVKSHMGAIGVYAGNKNDCTGSLGKQALTWLELADAAGMASGIVSTARVTHATPAATYAHVPNRNWESDAGLPPQAAAAGCKDIARQLIEATQSGRGPSIVLGGGRKEFLTTAQADPQQPDKRGLRQDGRDLIAEWRHAHPQGTYATDAAQLAAAANAPSVLGLFNYDHMQYENDRTANGAVEPSLAEMTRTAITHLSRSPGGYVLMVEGARIDMANHEGNAFRALNETIAFSDAVRVAMEATSADDTLILVTADHSHTLNFVGYPARGNPILGKVRGSNSFDGQPGSLALDLAGLPYTTLGYANGPGNTGATDAQPAGSKRYPHWPKKQLAAASGRPDLTQVDTTAPDYLQEALVPLGGESHGGDDVGIWARGPGSEAVRGTLEQNAIFHIIVQATPRLRATLCGKHLCDAHGVPVDLPTLREFVTH, from the coding sequence ATGACCCGATTTCCCCACCACGCCGCCGTGCTTGCGCTGGCCTGCAGCTTGACGATCAGCGCCTGCGCCAGCCTCCCGCCCACCGCCACGCAGCCGGACCGGCGCACTGCCGGCCTGCACGTGGAGGTTCCCGCAGTGCAGCATCCGGCCGGCGAAACCCCGGCCTGGTGGTATCGCGTGGGCGCAGCCCAAGCCGCCGAACGCGGTGCGATGGGCGGCCACGCCAGGAACGTCATCGTGTTCCTGGGCGATGGCATGAGCCTGACCACGGTGGCGGCCGCGCGCATCCTCGAAGGCCAACGCAAGGGCGCCAGCGGCGAAGAGAACCTGCTGAGCTGGGAAACCTTCCCCGCCACCGCGTTCAGCAAGACCTACAACACCGACTCGCAGACGCCCGACTCGGCCGGCACCATGACCGCCATCACCACCGGCGTGAAGTCGCACATGGGCGCCATCGGCGTGTACGCCGGCAACAAGAACGACTGCACGGGCAGTCTTGGCAAGCAGGCGCTGACCTGGCTGGAACTGGCCGACGCCGCCGGCATGGCGTCCGGCATCGTCAGCACCGCCCGCGTCACCCACGCCACTCCGGCCGCCACCTACGCGCACGTGCCCAACCGCAACTGGGAAAGCGATGCGGGGTTGCCGCCGCAGGCCGCTGCCGCAGGCTGCAAGGACATCGCCCGCCAATTGATCGAGGCCACGCAATCCGGACGCGGCCCGTCCATCGTGCTCGGCGGCGGCCGCAAGGAATTCCTGACCACTGCCCAGGCCGATCCGCAGCAGCCGGACAAGCGCGGCCTGCGACAGGATGGCCGCGACCTGATTGCCGAGTGGCGGCACGCGCATCCGCAGGGCACCTATGCCACCGACGCCGCCCAGCTAGCCGCTGCGGCAAACGCGCCCAGCGTGCTTGGCCTGTTCAATTACGACCACATGCAATACGAGAACGACCGCACCGCCAATGGCGCGGTCGAGCCCTCCCTTGCCGAGATGACCCGCACGGCGATCACGCACCTGTCGCGCAGCCCGGGCGGCTACGTGCTGATGGTCGAAGGCGCGCGCATCGACATGGCCAACCATGAAGGCAATGCGTTCCGCGCGTTGAACGAAACCATCGCGTTTTCCGACGCCGTGCGCGTCGCGATGGAGGCAACGTCAGCGGATGACACCTTGATCCTGGTCACTGCCGACCACTCGCATACGCTCAACTTCGTCGGCTATCCGGCGCGCGGCAATCCGATCCTGGGCAAGGTGCGCGGCAGCAACAGCTTCGATGGCCAGCCAGGCAGCCTGGCACTGGACCTGGCCGGCCTGCCCTATACCACCCTCGGCTATGCCAACGGCCCGGGCAACACTGGCGCCACCGATGCCCAACCCGCCGGCAGCAAGCGCTACCCGCATTGGCCCAAAAAGCAGCTGGCAGCGGCCAGTGGCCGCCCCGACCTGACCCAGGTCGATACCACCGCTCCCGACTACCTGCAGGAAGCGCTGGTGCCGCTCGGCGGCGAAAGCCACGGTGGCGACGATGTCGGCATCTGGGCGCGTGGGCCGGGCAGCGAGGCGGTGCGCGGCACGCTGGAGCAGAACGCCATCTTCCACATCATCGTGCAGGCCACGCCGCGCCTGCGCGCGACGCTATGCGGAAAACACCTGTGCGATGCCCATGGCGTGCCGGTGGACCTGCCGACACTCAGGGAATTCGTGACCCATTGA
- a CDS encoding dicarboxylate/amino acid:cation symporter, which translates to MFDWWFRIKFWKRVVLGFALGALAGWAFGKDAETWFGPIGDLYVTLIMMIAVPLVFFAVINAVASLSGQKSIAALAGRTFLWFALTAVLAVGVGLLFGWVIKPGTGVGVLKVAADYTPKDVPGALDMLLNLVPSNPFQALGGAAISKLADGTKVLVPRSGTVLQVIFFAGLVGFSMVKLGDKVAGVRKLVGEASDVMIQVTRYVLEFTPFGTFGLIASLVGGYGFEQLRPLLNFVVALYLACGFHILIVYSGLLLAHGLNPLKFFRGAAPAMEVGFVAASSFAALPVSLRSATHNLGVDKDYAAFAVPLGATIKMDGCGAIYPALAAVFIAQYTGIELSLSQYLIIALASVLGSFGTAGVPGTAVIMATVVLSAAGLPLEAIGYLYAIDRVLDMMRTMTNVTGQILVPLLVAKEAGLLDHGVYEAASSNVGLVAGDAAE; encoded by the coding sequence ATGTTCGACTGGTGGTTTCGCATCAAGTTCTGGAAGCGCGTGGTCCTTGGCTTCGCACTGGGCGCGCTGGCGGGCTGGGCATTCGGCAAGGACGCCGAGACCTGGTTCGGCCCGATCGGCGATCTCTACGTCACCCTGATCATGATGATCGCGGTGCCCTTGGTATTTTTCGCGGTCATCAACGCGGTGGCCTCGTTGAGCGGGCAGAAATCCATCGCGGCGCTGGCTGGGCGCACCTTCCTGTGGTTTGCGCTGACGGCGGTGCTGGCGGTGGGCGTGGGCCTGCTGTTCGGCTGGGTGATCAAGCCGGGAACTGGCGTTGGCGTGCTGAAAGTCGCCGCCGACTACACGCCAAAGGACGTGCCCGGCGCGTTGGACATGCTGCTCAACCTGGTGCCGTCCAACCCGTTCCAGGCACTGGGCGGGGCGGCGATCTCGAAGCTGGCGGATGGAACCAAGGTGCTGGTGCCGCGCAGTGGCACGGTGCTGCAGGTGATCTTCTTTGCCGGACTGGTCGGCTTTTCGATGGTCAAGCTGGGTGACAAGGTCGCCGGCGTGCGCAAGCTGGTGGGCGAAGCCAGCGACGTGATGATCCAGGTCACCCGTTACGTGCTGGAATTCACGCCGTTCGGCACCTTCGGCCTGATCGCGTCGTTGGTCGGTGGCTACGGCTTCGAGCAGCTGCGCCCGTTGCTGAACTTCGTGGTGGCGCTGTACCTGGCGTGCGGGTTCCACATCCTCATCGTTTACAGCGGCCTGCTGCTGGCGCACGGCCTGAATCCGCTGAAATTCTTCCGTGGCGCGGCGCCGGCAATGGAGGTGGGGTTCGTGGCGGCCAGCAGTTTCGCAGCGCTGCCGGTCTCGCTGCGCAGCGCCACCCACAACCTCGGCGTGGACAAGGATTACGCGGCGTTCGCGGTGCCGCTTGGCGCCACCATCAAGATGGACGGCTGCGGCGCGATCTACCCGGCGCTGGCGGCGGTGTTCATCGCCCAATACACCGGCATCGAACTGTCATTGTCGCAATACCTGATCATCGCCCTGGCGTCGGTGCTGGGCAGTTTCGGCACCGCGGGCGTGCCGGGTACGGCGGTGATCATGGCCACCGTGGTGCTGAGCGCGGCGGGGTTGCCGCTGGAGGCGATCGGCTACCTGTACGCCATCGACCGCGTGCTGGACATGATGCGCACCATGACCAACGTCACCGGGCAGATCCTGGTGCCGCTGCTGGTGGCCAAGGAGGCCGGCCTGCTGGACCACGGGGTTTACGAGGCGGCTTCCAGCAACGTTGGCCTGGTGGCAGGCGATGCGGCCGAATAG
- a CDS encoding flagellar brake protein yields MSEAPPVPALDLADLDGYYDKFFIEDAGEIRHHLQRLAAANCALTARADGSQDSMSTMLLQVDATSLWVDVPTNRALLDAWLSAHHLRFEGSLDRAALRFSCNPGWLDSHEGRPALRLPIPVRMLYLQRREFMRREPPPGGLVCFLRLAEDTEVEATIRDIGGGGLAIVATRSAVKFAVGDVLAGCRIELPDIGEVEVSLQVRHVLARGSLGYDATQAGCEFVDLAPAAQRKLFRYLLQLDRDQLARRRRDE; encoded by the coding sequence ATGAGCGAAGCGCCTCCAGTACCGGCATTGGATTTGGCTGACTTGGACGGTTATTACGACAAGTTTTTCATTGAGGATGCAGGCGAAATCCGCCACCACTTGCAGCGGTTGGCAGCGGCCAACTGCGCGTTAACGGCGCGCGCGGATGGCAGCCAGGACAGCATGTCCACAATGCTTCTGCAGGTGGACGCGACCTCGTTGTGGGTCGATGTGCCCACCAACCGGGCGCTGCTGGATGCCTGGCTGAGTGCGCATCACCTGCGCTTTGAAGGAAGCCTGGACCGTGCCGCGCTGCGGTTTTCCTGCAACCCGGGCTGGCTGGACAGCCATGAAGGGCGGCCCGCATTGCGGCTGCCCATCCCGGTACGGATGCTCTACCTGCAGCGGCGCGAGTTCATGCGCCGCGAGCCGCCGCCGGGTGGATTGGTGTGCTTCCTGCGCTTGGCGGAGGACACGGAGGTTGAAGCCACGATCCGCGACATCGGCGGCGGCGGGCTGGCGATCGTCGCCACCCGCTCGGCCGTGAAGTTTGCCGTTGGCGACGTGCTTGCCGGTTGCCGGATCGAGCTGCCGGACATCGGCGAGGTGGAAGTGAGCCTGCAGGTTCGCCACGTGCTTGCCCGTGGCAGCCTTGGCTACGATGCCACGCAAGCTGGCTGCGAATTCGTCGATCTTGCCCCGGCCGCGCAACGCAAGCTGTTCCGCTATCTGTTGCAGCTGGACCGGGATCAGCTGGCGCGCCGGCGACGGGACGAATGA
- a CDS encoding MerR family transcriptional regulator, with the protein MKLTLQQLSERAGIPGRTVRYYIQKGLLPAPEGEKRGAYYTDIHLADLLRIKQWQDTGLSLDAIAGLLQARSAPPVAPARPGAIEVRSHLIVADGLELVVAPERAGLTQAQLRSLLRSVQDACEALRDPPLPRTRTRAGLTDTNRGSEA; encoded by the coding sequence ATGAAATTGACCTTGCAGCAGCTGAGCGAGCGCGCTGGCATCCCGGGACGCACGGTCAGGTACTACATCCAGAAAGGCTTGCTTCCTGCGCCCGAGGGTGAGAAGCGCGGCGCGTACTACACCGATATCCATCTCGCTGATCTTCTGCGCATCAAGCAATGGCAAGACACCGGGCTGTCATTGGATGCCATTGCGGGGTTGCTCCAGGCCAGGAGTGCACCGCCTGTGGCGCCCGCGCGGCCCGGGGCGATCGAGGTGCGTTCGCACTTGATCGTGGCCGATGGACTGGAACTGGTGGTGGCGCCCGAGCGGGCCGGATTGACGCAAGCCCAGCTGCGATCGCTGCTGCGCTCGGTGCAGGACGCTTGCGAGGCGTTGCGTGATCCACCGCTGCCCCGAACGCGCACAAGAGCAGGACTGACCGACACAAACAGGGGATCTGAAGCATGA